TCTTCATAACTTTATATGCTGAATTTAGTACACATATCTAATCTATTTGGGATCTCACCActtaaattactttcttttccttcccttgcaAACAGTAAACAGGAAAAAGTAAAGGTATATTTAATGTGTGAACTATTAAATTAATGGCTGAGATTTTTTCCATTAATTTGATGGTGGACGGATTAAAAGAGCTTTGACTTAACAATTACCACAGTTATATTTTCCTTATGTTACAGTTTACTGGCAAAATTTAATAATTGCCCAATTTACTAGGAAGTTACTAGAGCTGTTTTCAGTGTTTGCCAGTAGTTATCTTAATTAATAACTTTTCAGTTTTCCTGAGTTTGAGGATTGAATGAGTGACTATGTTGTCAGCATCTTAATTTATCACTGTGGACTTACTATGATGCCTTTAGAAGTCCTTTAGAATAATCAAGATCTTTATTTTGGCAGTAAGTAATCCTTACGTAAAGTTTCAATTGAGAGGTAATGAATTCCCAAATGTAAGTTTATGTAAATATGTACCATTATCAGACCAGTTATGAATTTCCGAAAAGAGCTGTAGTGTAATTTAGTAGAAAGGACTCTAGTTTGAAAAATCATGAGAATGTTCCTAGCCACAGACTTGCCACTTAAAGTATGTTGGCCTTAAACTTCCTCATACGCAAAATGAGTGTTGAACTGATTACTGTGGTCCCACTCAGCTGAAAAATGACAATGCTTAGTTCACCACCTTTGTTGTTAATAGTCTGATATTCATTGCAGCATCTTTTGTTTAAAGCAATTGTCTGTCTACCAGTTTTGTTGTTACAATAGTTTAGATTTCTTCCATCTCCCTTTTCCTACTTGTTggttatatttcaaaaataatgtacTCTTCTAAACAAAATAGCACCAGTATCAAATTCCATACAGATGCAAGAGGAGAGGTTCAGTGCTTTGACACATAATGCACTCCCTTCTCGTTTTGTGTGAAGTTCCATAATCAGTGGTACCCCCAACTAACAGGAGactatatactaaatatattctgaaatgtCTATGATTTGATACTTAAGATTAATCATACTGCtaacttttctattatttcattttctatgttgTCCTTTTCTAACCCTGGTAGCCTTCAAACTTTTTGACTGCCCTGCTTTCCCCTTCTCCTCTCTGTAGTGTTGTCTCAGCTTGGCTCTGCCGAGAACAGACCTGAGCAAAGCCTTCCTCAGCAGAGATTCCAGCTCTCCTCTGCCTTTCAACAGCAGCAACAGATACAAGTAATCCAGCAACTTCACtctgattacatttttaaagatactcAGCTCCAAAAGTACCTCAAAATAACTTGCTTTAGTTTTATTTGACTATCTTTTAAGACTATACAGTAATTGGTAAATAATTTAGCAAATTTTGAAGTCTGACATTTTAGCCAGTCAACTTGGAGCACTGaatatattttgtacatttaagccatactttctaatttaaaatttttcatgaagtGCTGGTGGCAcattaacatacatttttctagtatgcagtatattttgaaatagacaGTTTAAGTGCCAATTGTCAACTTTCTAATATTTTACTCCAGAAAAGTGTTCCTGTTAGTAAATGTCATTAtctgtttatttagaaaaatgttataCCATAATTTTAGGAAGGAAAGTCAGCATGTTATAGTTGACTGTCTTGATATTCAGGGTtgttttatgttgctataaagtATTATTATACAACAAAATGGTAACTGAAGTTGCTGAGTTACTACAGTATAGACTGGCAGGGCAAAGTAACAATTTTGAAGTTTGCCAAGAATCATTTTTAAAGCCCTCAGCAGGCTTCTGTGCCACTGGTGCTGTTTGACTGTGCATTGTCTCAATGTGGTATAGTCCCTTTTGTTATCTTGGTGCTTTCTCcctttttcagttttgttgttttcatcaCTCTCAGGAAAAGAAACTTTCCACACCTGCCTGCATTTAACAtaactcaattttttttccctcccttttgcAGCAGTTGCGATTCTTGCAGCATCAAATGGCtatggcagcagcagcagcacaaaCAGCTCAGCTACACCGTCATCGGCATACAGGCAGCCagtcaaaaagtaaaatgaagagaGGCACGCCAACCACTCCAAAATTCTGAGtcttgcattatttttttttttccttttttaaaaacacaagagCATTGAATCAAAAGGGTTGAGTTTctacttcctttttgttttttttttttaatgtgtcagtATTTTACATTGCTAGATGTACAAACTTTATACAGAAGCACAAccttatcatttttaaataaaaacagggaAATGGTTTAACAAGCTAGGGTTGGTTTGCCTaagtcattgctttttaaaaatggtttcacTACACATAATATATATGGAAGTGACCTAAGAAATACTAGAAACATCTTTCAGAAGAATGTAGTTTGAGATTTATTTAGTACAAAACATTTGTGCAGTGTTAACAAATACAGTTTTTACaaatctgttttgaaaatgtgGTGGAATTTATTTGGGTTTGATACTCTTAATTACTTCATCCAtcaattttttaacttctttgtgtCTTGTAACTGCTCGGCTCATACAGTCCTGAAGTTTAGCTCCAGTTAGCCCGCTTCcacctgaaaaattattttgccaaTACTTAAACTAGTGTCATgtcaaattataaaacaaaaaaattggatAATGTAATTCAGGGTACAGTCTCAAGATCTGCAAGTTAGTTTAACAAGACCTCCAAGTGATTCTAATATATGTCTtaagtttaagaaccactgacATACACCATAAAGATGTAAGAAAATTTGAGGTAGTTAAGAAACGACAGTAAACTTAAATTAGGTAAATAAAATATCCCATATTCCATTTGGCCCTCCCTAATTTAAAGCTCACACCGAGTTTTCATCTACATATGTTTAGGACTTAAGTGGCAAGAACATGCCTGGTTTGTGAAGACAACAGAGCTTGCCTTCCTCATCCATTACTATTGTTAAGGTTCCTGTTGCCAGATGTTCCTCCTCTCCAGTAGGGTCAACTATAAGCAAAgtgctataaaaagaaaaaaagtgtaagtTTATAAATCCATGgaacaaattttactttaaaaatactaaacatcaagcctgtaatcccagcactttgggaggctgaggcgggtggatcacgaggtcaagagatcgagaccaccctggccaacatggtgaaaccccgtctctcctaaaaatacaaaaagttagctgggcatggtgatgcgtgcctgtaatcccggctactcaggaggctgaggcaggagaattgtttgaacccaggaggtggaggttgcagtgagccgagattgcgccattgcactccagcctgggtaacaagagtgaaactccgtctcaaaaaaaaaaaaaaatactaaacatactatcagcctccgaagtagctgaaattacaggcacacaccatcatgcctggctaatttttgtatttttagtagagacagggtttcaccatgttggccaggctggtctccaattcctgacctcaagtgatctctggcctcggcctcccaaagtgctgagattacaggtgtgagccaccatgcctggccctgctcTTGTATTTCTGAACATGCTAAAATCCTTGGAAAATACTGAAGATAACTTGAGGTAAATCTTTAGTGAAAGAATTGGAAAATTAACATGACACAGGTATAAGTAAACCAAGGAACAGGTAAAAGGAACACAACTGATCATCCAGTTCAGGATGCTTATGAAAACAAACAGGTTGAATAGAAATAACTGTGTAGGGTTAAGTATAAATTGAAGTGTTGATGGAAAACTAGGATGTGGGGTCACCATAAGTATTTCTGAAGAGTTAGAATGCTGAACATCAATTACCCTTctcttaaatatagaaaattttaaagtaagtttgATTAACTTACTCATCAAACACAGCAAAGGAAGTTGCAACTGGATGAGTTCTAATATTCaaataacttttcttctttaaattaacTTCTGCTAaagcagtttcttcatttatagtAACTTCAGGCAACTGTACTAAGAAAAGGCAAATTTGTAAAGTAAGTCTAACGGACAAATGgtttctaagctttttttttttttaagtcacctTTGCCTCTATTTTACCTGCCCAgaacattcctttttaaaaagcaccttACAATGACTAAGGTAAATACAGAGGATATACATTGCCATTTCACAGCATCTGACATTCCTACCTACTGCTtattgcacaatttttttttaaagtttaagtaGTCaaaatgatttgcatttttaatttttagagagggtattgctatgttgcccagactaggaTTTAATtcctagcaatcctcctgcctcaacctccccagtagctgggcctataggcatgtgccactgcacccatttttgaaataaaaatgattgctAATAGATAACATGTCTAGCTAATCTATATCTGTCAGGTCCTGTTTTaagcattttcacattttcattgtATTCATCTAATCAATACTCTATTATAAAGAAGtactattatccctattttattaTAGATAAGTAAACTTCAGCACagagtggtagagccaggattcaaacctaaGTCTCTGCCTTAACCACTCTATAATAATATTACTGtgctaaatttattttctacctCCAATTATTTGTTCTTACCAATTCAGCAGTGCAATGAAAGGGAATATGCACAAGTCACTGAACTCTATAATCAGTCAACCTACACTCCTTGTTAAGAAACTTCACTATTACTGTGGCCTCACAGTAAAAACAACAGAATCCATTCTACTTTTGGCAGTATCACATAAAGAACTATGAGGATACTGGCAAATCTTCACCAATCACCTAGCCAGAAATTAAACTCTTAACTCCCTCCCCAACCAGTATTTTGGAAAGGAACCAAGTCCTATTCTAAGTAGATGGGTACAGTCAAAGCAGCAATCTTAAACAGCATTCAATTACAGAATTTACAACAATCAACTATATTTGGAAAGTCATGTCAGTATTACATTCATTAATTTGAAAGCATATGAAAGTAAATGTACATgaaaagtttcacaaaacaacATTCTAAACCATTGGTAGAAATACTGCcttttttaaaaggctgcttaCCATTTTTTAAAGCCGCTAACAAAGCAAATGTGCAGGCATCCAAAATGTTTCCATCATAGTCAAGGCAAATGAGATCACAGTATAGAACCCAGGCAAGCTAAAACAGAattaacacaaaagaaaattaaagcctTCTAATGGGAAGAACATACTATTCGCTTAGACGTAAGAACCATAGAACCCTTGGTTAAACAAGCAAGATAATCTTTTAAGGCTTGGAAACCTTAAATGCTTTACCTTTgtaaagcagaaaatcaaaagaaagtagACAGGTTTGGATAAAGCTGGCTTTTGATTACCAAGCTGACAAATGGCAAACTTGTCCATTTCCTTTAATAGAGCTACAGATATAAAAGAATTTCCATTCTTATTGGGAGGTTACAGATGAGGGAGATGGTTTTGAAAGCCctagctaaaatttaaaaggcacCTTCCCATAACGCGTGAAATGTTAGGTTTTACAGTGCTAACGTATCAGTTTATGTGATCTGGTAGGAAAGCCTCTCTAGTTTCTAATCAACctagttttacattttcaaatagacTTTTGGAATCTACTGTATGGTTTCAACATAAACATACGTTAACATGATTAGCAATTAATctgctacaaagaataaaaaatgaacttttctcTAAAAgttaagggggaaaaaattacTTCAGTTAAAAAGGTAGCTCCCAGATGCAGTAAGTTGGTCAAACTTGTTTTTTATAAACAATATGGTTCATTTAGAGAATTATAGACTAAGAAATTACTGAATCTCTAAAATCTGTAGACAGTCATATTTAAGGCTACTTTGATTggttgttttagttttcttactCActttcccccctcaaaaaaatcCCTTCAGAATTAGTAAGAACTTACAAGCTTCTCTATTCCTCTTACCTTTCCTGGAGAAATGCATAAGTCCTCTTTCTGAATTATCTGTGAACTTGATTTAATGACAAAGAGCAAAGTAAGTGAAAAGTCAAAAactatctgaaaatgaaatatagttaagattaaatttatatatatggtgCTCTTACTTTTCAATGACATCTGCAATGAACTGGCTAGCCACTTGGGCTTCTTCTCCAGGAGGTCCAGACCGGAATCTCGATGAACACAGGGGTGGTAGATCCACATTAGGAACTGAAAGAAACACTCTGCAGCTATGAACTAAACTTTTTAACTTCTGGATTACTCATGGGTTAAGGGTATTATCCACAGCAAAGGCAACCATGGCCATGGATAGGCTTTTCTGAGTAGAACGCATTGGAGCATTAGAGTTATATTCTGTTTGTTCTCTGTAAGACTCCCAGGCTtagataaaatgaaatttgtatttttcttttttcccccatatgcgtttttaaaaaatctattttaggcGTTAATTCTCCTAAATCCTTCACAAAAGTTTTCCTGATATCTTTCAAAACACCTCAATCTCCtctgcttttcttatttaaaaaatgttggttTCTATCATAAAGAACAGATGGTtccaagacaagaaaaaaatagcagctGTATGAAGAATCTTTATGGAAACAATAAGTGTGCAGTGACAGttctctgactaaaaaaaaattccattttttttttcttttgagacggggtctcactctgtcactcaggctggaatacagtgacatgatcacagttcactgtagcctcgacagcccgggctcaagcaatcttcctgcttcagcttcccaagtagctgggacagaggTGTGCACTggcacatccagctaactttatttttttgtagagacgggggtctcctttgttgcccaggctggtcaaactcctaggctaaagcaatcctgccgccttgtctcccaaagtgctgggattacatttatTCCCCAGATGATACCCGGccaaaattctattttcttactTCATGACACATGAATATATAAACAAGAATTGAGAAAGCAAGTCTGACAAAGGTCAAATGTATGAAATTCTGTATCCTGCTATTATGCTTTTACTAACACATACATGGAAAACTTTCGAGGAATGtgttttattcctaaatatttctgaatattaGGAATAATTTTCTTTACATCAACTCAACTAGTAGGACTTAACTAAAATTAGCAAAATGTGTTAAAAGTATTtgtattaaaattacaaaatcattTAACTTACCAACATATCCTTTATCAGGGGCATCTGTTGGTGGTACTGCAAATTCCTATAGTGGCAAAGAAATGTTTCCCATTGAAAAGGTACTAAAAAATTATGAAGACAATTCAGTATTGGTGCTGCTGATCCTCACAATAGCTCTACAAGATAACAAGGTACTATAGTACAGTGGACTACATTACAGTGCTGCTCAAGGTTACCtggagatcttttaaaaaatacgaaTTGGGTTTGTGCCCCCACCCAGTGGCCAAGAATCTGAATTTATTCCCCAGATGATACAGCCACATTTAGGAACTGCTGCTTCAGTGGTAAAGAGCAAAAGCTCAGCCACGcctcgtggctcacacctgttatcctagcactttgggaggcaaggtaggcagatcacctgaggtcaggagttttgagactagcctggccaacatggcaaacaaCATGgccatctctctactaaaaataccaaaaatagccaggtgcagtggcaggtggctgtaatccaaactacttgggaagctgatgcaggagaatcacttgaacccaggaggcagaggttgcagtgagccaaggtcatgccactgtactccagcctgggtgacagggccagactccgtctcaagagtgggggcgggggggggggggaaagcaAAAGCTCTGTAATCACTAAGCCAGTTCAAATTTCAGAGCCAAACTTACTGGCTGagactttaggcaagttacttaacctctaaCCTTAAactcctcatctgtcaaatgggaagaAAATAGTGTCTACGCCTAGGGACTACTAATAAGGGCCAAATGAGATAAAGCTGTTAAATCCCAGGCATAAAACCTGGCAAGGAGGGAGTTCTCAAATCTTACTGTTATATATCACTCTAGGTTTACCAAGGAAGAATCTCAACTGAGGTTAAACAACACAGGGTGTAGTATAGTCAAAGAAGCACAGGCTTTGGATTCAGatttatgttttaagttttaCTTATGCGTCTTATGTACTTAGACAGGTTACTGaacctcatttataaaacaggaggtggagagaaagaacaaatgattgttttaaggattaaagtGGATAATTCTGAAAAGCACCTAAGTACCTAAAAAGGTGTCTGGAACATAAGaggtactcagtaaatagtaGCCATTATTCTCTcaaatttttcaagttttaattttctacaCATTTACACAGATTACATGTCATCACTGGCTAAAAGGATGTCACCAAAAATCTGTTAATTTCTCAAATTATATAAccaatttttttaagaatgattaaaattttaaaagttatttcattttgGTACATTTGACAAATGTTCAATTAGTCATTAAGCTTGGGTCATATTATCTAACACTCATAGGGAAAGCTCTTGGGAAATTAAAAACTGACACCCAACTGCCAAATCAACAGAATTATAGGTGTAAACTATAATCTAATAAATAGAGGAAGCTAATTTAGTAATTCAAATCTCAATAGGACATATTTGTACCCACCGCTTTAACTCCACAGATTACTGTAGTATTTCCCAACTTCACTAAAGCAGAACCGTCTGCAGTACTAATTGAAcctgaaaagataagcaaaatgaaaagtCCATAAAAGGAAAACAGCTACAAAATTATCTACATATCATTAAGTGTGTTAGTTTGCTGTATATGATTATCTTGTTACACCTGTCAGTTGcttatgaaaatgtatttcaagttggaataattgattttaaatgatataaaacttttaaattcgTGTTTAAATAGTTATTCACCTATCCTTGAATTTGTGTTAATCATTTTTCATTCAGTTACAGGGCTTTTGTACggataaaaaaaatctcttgacaAAAAAATCATCATATCCTTTAGACAGGAAGAATTTGGCCGAAAAACTGTTGAGGTGGTTCAGAGACTAAACTTGGGATTATCATACAGTTGAAAGTGGAAAATACATCCTTACCTATGTTGACAGTTGTGGTTCTGAATTCACCAAGTTCTCTTCCATCAGGACGGCAGttctctttctaaataaatatgtttatataaaaagattCTACCTATTACATACTTTACATATCTATCACAAGTTTTACACACACCAGGGGAAACACATTAAATGTTACTTCAAAtggatttatttaatttacttgaaatttatctttaaaagaagCCCATTGTCATCAAAAGGCACAACATGTACATAAACCTTACTCACCAGAAATCTCCTGTAATACTCCAGAGGTTCCACAGTTCTGAAacacatgttaaaaatatatctgaGATAAATGATTAATCTTAACATAAATCCAGAAATGGGCAAAGCTCTTTAGAATGTGGTGATACAGCAGaaattaccacaatttttaaCTAAAAGTTAAATCTAGAAAGTAAAAACCCGTGCAGTAGCAATCACATCCAATTGCTATTTTAACTCTGCTGTACTCGATTAGAAGACTGGCGTTTAAAAGCCCTTTGAGTGACCTGTTTAAAGGCGGATTAATCTAGGTGTCAGAAAAATCATGTCATTCTTGCTCTGAAACAAGGATTCAGAGTGATCTAGTGATCATGAAAAGAGATTACTTTCATAAACTAGTGAACATGAATAGTTAGATCGTACTAGATAACTCAGGAAACAAAAAAGGTACATCTTTATTTTCACTGTAATTGAAACTTAGCACATTCTTCAATTATGACTGGAGGCAATAAACGATTGTAGCATCAACAGTATCTGCAACTTTAAAAAACACAGAGACCACAGATGTATTCATTTGTGTACGGTATGTTTAGGCTGTTACTTTGAAATCCCACGAGGTACTTCTAGACTCGTCACTAGATCTTAAGAAGGTAAATTTTAAAGCAAGTATATATACTACTATATCATGACTTCGGAGTTTATATTCATAGATAACTATTTCAGCATAATGGGTTTCCTTTGCAATcctattttatccatttttttaaaaaaaaactcttaagaaaGTCCATAggctacacacacaaaaaccttcCGAAAGAGGCATGATTCTTTTAGAAATCAATTACGGGAGAAAGAGAACCAGGCGGTATGTGGCTCTGACGCAACAAtctttatgtatttgtatttatttattttttgaaacaagagtctcactctgtcgcccaggctgaggtggcagtggcgtgatctcggctcactgcaaccttcgcctccccggttcaagcgattctcctgccttagcctctcaagtagctgggattacaggctcccgccaccacgcccggctaattttttatatttttattagggacagggattcaccatgtggagcaggctggtctcgaactcctgatccgcccgcctcggccttccaaagtgctgggattacagacgtgagccaccgcgccaggccacaATCTTTAAAAGATTACAATTATGTCTCCTGGGACTGCACGTTCACTACACACCACGCTCACGAGCGCTCGCAGCGGGTATGGAACTCTACAGTCCTTTCATATCCCGTTTCACTAGGGGAAAGAAGCCCTTTCTTTTCACTACGACCACCTCCAGGTCCTCCCGCCCGTCGCCTGCTTCGACAAGGAAGGAAATGGTACTCCAAAAGGGTCGGCCTCCAGGTGACAGAATCTCAGCTAAGAGTTAAAGGAAGCCGTCGTCGGCCAGGGTATAGAACTCGGCCCTCCAGCCGCCAgcactcacttgaacccagccgCCATCTTCCCGCCCGCGCGTCTGCGCCTGCGCCGCTCTTCGCCTGCGCGCCTGTTCCGCCACCGCACTTTCGACACGGATGCCCGAGCCGCTCACGCCACAGGAAACGCCAAGGCGGGGACGCGACGAGAGGCCCGCCTTGGCTCAGACTTTATCCCGGCCGGACGCCCTTCTAGGTTTCCTTGCTTGGACGTATTTTGACGAATCTGCTGTTACAGAAGGTGAAGGTCTCCTATAAAAAAGCTGGTGCTGTCGCTCAGAATAAGGCCAGTATTTCGGAGAAAATAAGGTTTCCAGCGAAGAATCAAGCATTGCGTGTAGCGCGTTATTCCAATGTTTCTGCGTCTTTTTTCCGCCTGTGACTTAGGCTGAGCCCTGACCTTGCCTCTTCCCTGGTCAAGGGCTCCCTGCTCCAGCACGTTGAGAAATCTGAACTTTTATGCGCTCGTTATCAGCACCACGTTCTGCTCTGCAGGTCCTGGAGCTGGCTCCTAAGCATCAGCTTGTGTCGTAGACTGTGTCGTGCTTAAGGCTGCCATCTCTCTCCGACGTGAGGttaccagataaaatacaggataccAAGTTAAATTTGAATGTCTgataaacagcatttttttttttttttttttttttttagcacgaGGATGCCCCAAATAGGACATGCAATTAGTTGTTACCAGCACCTGGAGGGAGCTGGGAAGGCTTTACAGAtagatggtgatggttgcaccgcattgtgaatgtatttaatgccactcaCTACTGTaaagttaaaatgatttaaatggcaacttttgttttattttaccacaatttataaAAACTAATGTAATAGACCAGAAGCCTTTAACAGGATGAGTTGTGTAGTATGTAAATATCTTAATaaggctgtttaaaaaaaaaagattagctttttgttttttggttttttttaatctgaaattcaaattgagTAGACATCTTGCATGCTTGCCAAACCTGGCGTGGGTCTAAGGAACCTGGCGCGTCCTCCACCGCCTGGGCGCCGAGCGCTCCAGAGCGGCAGGTTCTCCGCCTCGCCACGCGGGGGTGCTGCGGGCGGCGGGCGAGGCCTCTCTGGCTGCGGCGCCGCGCCGCGCTTCCGGGTGTGTGTAGGTGCCGGATAGGGCGAGCGGCCCCGGCATGGAGGATGGCTCTGCTCCTGCTGCAGCTGGCGGTGCTCGCTGCGGCGCTTGTGGCCGCAGCCCTCGTACTGGTGAGAACAGAGGTTGGGGACCGGCGCGGGCCGGAGCTCACCGCTTTCCTTGAGACTGCGGCTCCTCAGGCGTCCCCTCCTCCTCCGCGCTACCTGTTCTCGGACTCATCCTTTTCCCCCCTAGCTTCCCCCGAATTCCTGACCTGAGTTTCCTTTCCTGCAATTTCACTCCCCTTTTCTTCGGTTCTTTAATTTTTCCTTGGAACCTTATCTCTTTGTGTCTCAGAGATTTTTCACACCTGGGGCGCACCCACCCAGCCTGGCATCGTCGCCGCTTCCCTCGCCCCTGGCGCCCGCGCCCCCTGCCCACCCGCTCTGTCGGCCTCGACCTCTCCCAGACTCCCTCCGGGACCTGCAGCCGCTGCAGTTCTGCCCCACCCGGGGAGGTCTGGAGTCTCCAGAAGGGGTGTGCTTCCTAGCCTGCCCCCTTTGCTATGGGGTTAGGCAAATAGGGGTGACGGTGCCCTGACGACAGCCATCCTTTACATATGGGAATAAATCCGTGGATCGATGAGACCCACGGGTGAACGAGAGAGACAAGCCTCAGGCCTCCTAATATTACCATGTCAGCGGGGGTTTGGGGGAAGGATTGTATTCCAGAATTAAGCACCCTCAATATACTGTCCCTAAACAAGGCAGAACAATAGAATTCAAACTCGATTTCTTTGCCATTGCTCTCGAAACACAAAAATATTGTAAGCCCTTGCTGATTGTTAAGTGGCAGAAAATTGGCCAACTGAACTCTCTCCCACATATTTTGGAATGAGCCAGCCATCTAGTTAGTAAAAGTGGAGAGGATTTCAGCTTCCTTGCTATTCACATTAGCCACCTAGACAGCACTGCCAGGACGGCCACTCTGCCATCTTTTCAGAGGATGTGTAAATT
This window of the Saimiri boliviensis isolate mSaiBol1 chromosome 16, mSaiBol1.pri, whole genome shotgun sequence genome carries:
- the EXOSC8 gene encoding exosome complex component RRP43, with translation MAAGFKTVEPLEYYRRFLKENCRPDGRELGEFRTTTVNIGSISTADGSALVKLGNTTVICGVKAEFAVPPTDAPDKGYVVPNVDLPPLCSSRFRSGPPGEEAQVASQFIADVIENSQIIQKEDLCISPGKLAWVLYCDLICLDYDGNILDACTFALLAALKNVQLPEVTINEETALAEVNLKKKSYLNIRTHPVATSFAVFDDTLLIVDPTGEEEHLATGTLTIVMDEEGKLCCLHKPGGSGLTGAKLQDCMSRAVTRHKEVKKLMDEVIKSIKPK